A part of Neovison vison isolate M4711 chromosome 8, ASM_NN_V1, whole genome shotgun sequence genomic DNA contains:
- the LOC122915758 gene encoding interleukin-36 gamma-like isoform X3: MTCIRGIPISGEPFTAVNQPHTGEVSDLNQQVWVLQGQTIVTVPRSNSVTPVTVTVVPCKYPESLEQGRGVPIYLGIENPEMCLSCEDIEGQPTLQLKEEKILRLYNEVEPVDPFLFYRLEIYSTSTFESVAFPGWFIASSDKGHPIFLTSHQGENNVNFNLSINA, translated from the exons ATGACATGCATTCGAGGAATCCCTATTTCTGGAGAACCCTTTACAGCAG TGAATCAACCTCATACTGGGGAGGTATCCGACTTGAATCAGCAGGTGTGGGTCCTTCAGGGTCAGACCATTGTGACAGTTCCACGGAGTAACAGTGTGACCCCAG TAACTGTCACTGTTGTCCCATGCAAGTATCCAGAATCGCTCGAGCAAGGCAGAGGCGTTCCCATTTACTTgggaatagagaatccagaaatgtgTCTGTCTTGTGAGGACATTGAAGGGCAGCCCACATTGCAACTGAAG GAGGAGAAGATCTTGCGTCTGTACAATGAAGTGGAGCCCGTGGATCCCTTCCTCTTCTACCGCTTAGAGATTTACAGTACCTCCACCTTTGAGTCTGTGGCCTTCCCTGGCTGGTTCATTGCCTCCTCTGACAAAGGCCACCCCATCTTCCTCACTTCACACCAGGGGGAAAATAATGTTAACTTCAATTTAAGTATCAATGCTTGA